The Solanum lycopersicum chromosome 8, SLM_r2.1 DNA segment tacacaaaatatataaatttaaaccaATATGATTAATAAGGTATTGAAATTCATCTATTTTTGTTTAAACGTCTTGAATTTGAAACTATTGAATTCTAAAATAGAGTGAAAAAGCAAAAAGAATATATGAATCTTGATAAGTTGCTTCtatcataaaagaaaatgataaataataacatttctaaatatattttgaacaaaataaaattttaaattctgaattcGTATCTGATTACGATACGATATGATATTTGATACATGGAATAATCCCTTATACTTTTTGCAAGTGGCAACTTAATAAGattccaaatttattttatttttcttatagaaTCAGACTAAGCCAATTGCcattaaacatatttttcctttcttctcCACTCGCCACATACAAAATCTCTGtgaaaaaaagcaaaaaatctggagaaaaaattgaacaaaaatgtCGGAACCGGGAGGAGGAATGACTCAAAATCACCTTCCGAAGTCAAAGGAGTTGACTCCGGCGACGGTGACGGAGAGAGAGTCGATGATGATGGATCTCGATTTTGATATTGACGCTTCATGGTCCTTTGATCAGATttttgctgctgctgctgcggTGTCGTCGAATCCTGCGTCTCCGTTCCTTCCTTGTTCTCCTCTTTGGGCATTTCCCGATGATAACGACGAAAAACCCGCCGGAAATGGACTTTCCGGTGCTCTACGTATCTCCGGTCACCCTAGATTTGTAGCTTGTATGtaagccttttttttttttttggagaaatcATTTGATAAACTTTTGAGTGAAAGTTGACTTTTTGTTTTTGCTGCAAATTTTTAGGTGACTTTTAGGCTTTTTACAAAAACTGAAATTAGCTAATTTTGCATGAAGTGTTTGTTTTGatgcagtttttttttttccataaaaactTGTACTTGTTAGAAATTCTTATTGGGCAAACAGTATCAAACAAACACTTGTGCTAGCAAAAGCTTTTTAAAAGTATGCAAACTTTAGCTTTTTGCAGAAACAGAAACAATGGAAAGCTGAAAGATTCCTGAACTTGGAAATCTTAGTAGCTCGGTTGGTTAGTGGTTAGTTATCTTGTTGTTGGGTTCGATTCTCCACCTCGTAATCTCCTCCACCATTTCTCTTTCGTTAATTCTTTTCAGAAAAGAAAGATTGTAGAATTGGATACCATATTTGCTCAATCtaaattgaatatattgaaATTCAGTTTAGAGAATATTATTTTCTAGACACTACTTATTCCCACCCTTTAATTCACATCATGTTTAATTTGATTCTAGGAGAGCAATAATTACACAGTGAGATTAGTTAGAtttgttttcttcattttcattccatttttgtttctttgattaGGGATCATGTGGTTTTGTTCTTTCATAATTTATGAACATAGATGCTTTTATATTACTTAAGACTATAGAAATATGTGAATAAGTATGAAAAGAATTTTATTCTCTTGTAGTAGATAAAGAACATGCTAGACATCAGAGTGTTAATACAATGTAAAAAGTACTTCTTGTATGAAATCTCTTGCTTACAGATGAACAAAATATGTAGAGATATTTCTCGTCTCTGTAGATAAGAATAGAATGTGAACTGAGTCTGTTtttttcttgatgaattcaGTATTATAAGCATATAGAATCTTCACATAGTACTtatcagaaaaagagaaaaagatggCTTCGCATAGTAAAACATTAAAGCTATGTTGTCTACTTTCTCTCTTGTGTAATTGTTTTCCCACTAGCTTAGGTTGTGGATATACAAGAGTTGAACTTTTTTCCATCTTAAACTTTATAATGAACTAGTTGTAATCTTTCTATTATTAGATTCTCCATGAGTAGCTTTGCTTTGTGATGTATGAACTTATTGTTAGTTTGTCCCTGTGAAAATGGgaaaaatgagttgaatgtGCATCATTGGCTGGGAACACACAATGAGAAAGTAATctattttccttccattttGGAGCAGACACTGGTGATTTAGAGGCTACAACTGAAACTATCTCTGTCAACACTGATAAGGGACGACTTACATCACCAATTTCAGGACTATTACCTGGAGATAATCCAGAGGGGTCTTGTATAATCAAGGAGAGGATGACACAAGCGCTCCGATACTTAAAGGAAACCTCAGGAGAGCGAGTCTTAGCTCAGGTCTGGGCACCTGTAAAGGAAGCTGGTCGGTCTGTACTCACAACTTCAGGGCAGCCCTTTGTTCTTGACCCAGAGTGTAATGGGCTTCATCAGTATCGAACGGTTTCTCTGATGTATATGTTTGCTGCGGATGGAGAGACTGATGGAGTTCTTGGACTTCCAGGCCGCGTCTTCCGCCTTAAGTTGCCTGAATGGACACCAAATGTGCAATACTACTCCAGTAAAGAGTTCCCTCGGCTTGATCATGCTCTGAATTACAATGTCCGTGGAACTTTAGCTCTGCCTGTATTTGAACCATCTGGACGATCTTGTGTTGGTGTGCTGGAGCTCATAATGACTTCCCAGAAGATCAACTATGCTGCTGAGGTGGATAAAGTATGCAAAGCACTGGAGGTTGGTTCTTTTAAcccttgtaattttttttaattcacatCTCTCATGTTAGATGTCCTATCTTTCGATCATACTGGATCTTGTGTTTCTGCATACCGTGAGAGGCTGAGATTTTGTTTGTTGGAAATTTATTCACAATTCAATCATGCATTCAATAGGAATTATTCAATGGTGCTGTTGGCTTACAGAGGTGCATTTGTACATGTAATGTGCAGTCTTCACATGTCATGACATCTATCTGCAAGAGTAATCCAATTATTGTGGTTACTTATGTAGggtattaaatattttcaagtagATAAGCACGTCTTTCATCTAAACCAAATGTGTTCATCATCTTTTCTTGCCTTCTCTTTTTCCAAGAAGAACTCTCTTTGGTTAATCTAATTTGCTGTCTGCAGGCTGTAAATTTGAAAAGTTCGGATATATTGGACCACCCAAACACTCAGGTGAGGAacagttttgtaaaattttctcAGTTATGTggttatttcatcatttttctgAACAGGTCTATGTGATGGGGTATATGAACCAGATCTGCAATGAAGGCCGGCAGAATGCACTGGTCGACATCTTGGAGATACTAACTGCTGTATGTGAAACATACAAACTGCCTCTGGCTCAAACATGGGTTCCATGCAGGCATCGCAGTGTTCTGGCTGATGGTGGTGGGTTGAGAAAGAGCTGCAGTAGTTTCGATGGGAGCTGCATGGGACAGATCTGTATGTCCACAACAGATGTTGCATTTTATGTGGTTGATGCTCACATGTGGGGTTTCCGTGATGCCTGTGCGGAGCATCATTTACAAAGGGGACAGGGAGTTGCTGGAAGAGCATACGCTTCACGAAAATCATGCTATTGTGAAGACATCACACAATTTTGTAAAACCGAGTACCCTTTGGTACATTATGCACGCATGTTTGGGTTGACCAGTTGTTTTGCAATATGCTTACGGAGCAGTCACACTGCCAATGATGATTATATTCTGGAATTTTTTCTGCCACCGAATTCTGGGGATTACAGTGACCAGCCGGCTTTGCTTAACTCACTCTTATTGACAATGAAGCAGCACTTCAGGAGTCTCAGCATTGCTTCCGGAGAGGAGCTTGAGCATGACTGGGGTTCAGTTGAGATTATTCAGGCTTCCATGGAAGAGAAAATTGACGCAAAGCCTGAATCTGTACCAACAGCAAAAACTTCTCCTCAACTGACTAGTTTACCAAATGGATGGGTGCATCTTGATCCAGTGGGAGAGCAGCAGTCAGCAGTAGGATCCAATGTTTCTAAAGGTGCAAGGAGCACAAGTGGTACAGGTGAAGCCCCTAATAATGTATCTAACTCTGACAATAAAACGTCTGGAAAGAAATCAGAGAGAAAACGTGGAAAAGCTGAGAAAACAATTAGCTTAGAGGTTTTGCAGCAGTATTTTGCTGGAAGTCTCAAGGATGCTGCAAAGAGTCTTGGGGGTATGTTCTCGtttgaaatgttttttattGACCAAATCGCTCATATAAAcgtatttctcttttatttccttttttttaaagctaTTCTCATCAATGTTCATGCAACAACAGTTTGCCCTACCACAATGAAACGCATATGTAGGCAGCATGGGATCTCTAGGTGGCCATCTCGCAAGATAAATAAGGTCAATCGTTCCCTTTCAAAGCTAAAGTGTGTAATTGAATCCGTTCAAGGAGCCGAAGGTGCATTTACTCTGACTTCACTGGCACCCAATTCACTTCCTGCTGCTGTTAGTTCAATTTCTTGGCCTGCTGGTGCAAATGTTTCCAATCTACCAAGTTCACCATCGTCTAAACCTTCAGTATTTCCTGAGGAGAAGAATGAGTTCTTCCACCATGGAACACCAGAAAGTCACATAGAAGCTGAACCCTCAAATCAAATGCTAGGAGGCAGGGTGGCCAGGAAGGAAGAATTTACTCCTATGCAGAATGGTTTTCTTCATGCAGAAGGCACGCATAAGTCCAGAACAGGGAGTGTCTCAAGAGAAGAGAGTGCAGGGACACCTACGTCCCATGGTTCATGCCAAGGAAGCCCTTGCGCTGGAAATGGATTCTCCCCTCAGAACGAGCTGGTTAATTCACCAGCACATGAGTCGTGCATGAAAGTGGGAGGCTCTCTGGAAGCAGCTCGTCAGACCACAGCAGAAATCAACTTATCTTCCGCATTCCTGATGCCTCAGCCTATTATTCCAAAACACACCCAGGAACCATTTGGAGGAATGCTAGTTGAGGATGCAGGCAGCTCTCATGATCTGAGAAATCTTTGTTCACCTAGAGACGCTCTGGTTGATGAACGTGTCCCAGACTACAATTTGACGAACCCACCTTTTTCTGATGCAATTGCCAAGGACCCCGTTTATGTTCCCCCTGACACGATACAACAATATTCTGCCTGGCCTGAAGTGACATCCGTTACAATAAAAGCAACATACAAGGAAGACATCATAAGATTTCGGCTTTGTTTAAGTTCTGGTATAGTTAAGTTGAAGGAAGAAGTAGCAAAGAGGCTTAAGTTAGAGCTTGGCACTTTCTACATCAAGTATCTAGACGATGATCTTGAGTTCGTTCCTATTTCTTGTGATGCTGATTTGCAGGAATGTGTCGATATCTCAAGATCATCGGGGAGCAGTATCGTGAGGTTGTTGATTCATGATATTATGTCCAACCTAGGGAGCTCCTGTGAGAGTTCAGGTAAATGATAAAGGAATTAGGCTGTAAATACATAAAAACTAGTGAAGTAATTATTGTAAACTAGGAGATGTGTAAATTTTGATTGACAGGTTCTTTGTAATTGTAACAAATTTCCAATTGTATCAAGCCTGTGAGGTAATATATTGtcttttcttgtttcttttgcTTCAGAACAAATTCATTACTTAATATTTCCTCCCTTTTTTCTATAACCGTTTTTTATTGTCAATTTGCACCCACCTCGACTAATTTTTGTGTGATACTTCTCTTTGGGTAGTATGTACTGATGCTTATGATGGAATATGTGCCATCTTATCTTCTCTTTTGAGTAGTATATCCTGATGAATTTACGGAATACATGCTATCTCATGATCTCTTTAAATAGAAATCGAGTATTTTTGCTTGAGCTGTGCGAGATGAAAGTCTTATATATGGTTCTCGGAGGAGTTTTGTCTATCTCAATAAAGTATATGATTGGTTCGAATAACGTCTCAAGacacaacttttttttatatagggaaaaggctcaaatatgtcattgaactttcagaaaaggctcaaatatgtcatcggttaaaagtttgactcatttatgtcattaccgTTAAAGAAAAAGgctcattcatgccattattttttaatggtaattttgcaaaaccatttttgacacatggccaattataattcggccacgtcatcaatttttttcttaaaaaaaaaatataattctgaaaaagaaattgaattaatttttattgaataaattgaTGACGTCGAATTATAATTGACcatgtcatcaattttttaattaaaaaaattaattcaattttaattcaaaaatatattttttttaaaaaaataaattgatgatgTGGCCGAATCATAATTGGCcacgtgtcaaaaatggttttgcaaaattaccattaaaaaataatggcatgaatgagcCTTTTTCTTTAAcggtaatgacataaatgagccaaacttttaactaatgacatagttttttttgaaagttcaatgacatatttgagcctttttccttttatataagAAGAAAAGGAGGACGAGAAATTCATCCTATTTGACTAAAGTTTTCACCTAAACTTGATTAAATCACACCTcaataattcatattatttaatatatatataaactgaaAGGCAACTTGTTAAACTAATTCATCTATTACAATTTGATAATATAAATGAACTTTGATCAAGTATTTTAAGCTATGaattaaactataaatataaCAGCCATCACATATTCCGTGCACATTAAACAACGCTATAATCATCtataaaatatatgaacttGTTATCGATActtcattaaaaatttatagaGCATGCTTTCAACTAATCGGACTCAAATGAATATAAACACCGAGGcgtgaaaaaa contains these protein-coding regions:
- the LOC101261639 gene encoding protein NLP6-like isoform X1, with amino-acid sequence MSEPGGGMTQNHLPKSKELTPATVTERESMMMDLDFDIDASWSFDQIFAAAAAVSSNPASPFLPCSPLWAFPDDNDEKPAGNGLSGALRISGHPRFVAYTGDLEATTETISVNTDKGRLTSPISGLLPGDNPEGSCIIKERMTQALRYLKETSGERVLAQVWAPVKEAGRSVLTTSGQPFVLDPECNGLHQYRTVSLMYMFAADGETDGVLGLPGRVFRLKLPEWTPNVQYYSSKEFPRLDHALNYNVRGTLALPVFEPSGRSCVGVLELIMTSQKINYAAEVDKVCKALEAVNLKSSDILDHPNTQVYVMGYMNQICNEGRQNALVDILEILTAVCETYKLPLAQTWVPCRHRSVLADGGGLRKSCSSFDGSCMGQICMSTTDVAFYVVDAHMWGFRDACAEHHLQRGQGVAGRAYASRKSCYCEDITQFCKTEYPLVHYARMFGLTSCFAICLRSSHTANDDYILEFFLPPNSGDYSDQPALLNSLLLTMKQHFRSLSIASGEELEHDWGSVEIIQASMEEKIDAKPESVPTAKTSPQLTSLPNGWVHLDPVGEQQSAVGSNVSKGARSTSGTGEAPNNVSNSDNKTSGKKSERKRGKAEKTISLEVLQQYFAGSLKDAAKSLGVCPTTMKRICRQHGISRWPSRKINKVNRSLSKLKCVIESVQGAEGAFTLTSLAPNSLPAAVSSISWPAGANVSNLPSSPSSKPSVFPEEKNEFFHHGTPESHIEAEPSNQMLGGRVARKEEFTPMQNGFLHAEGTHKSRTGSVSREESAGTPTSHGSCQGSPCAGNGFSPQNELVNSPAHESCMKVGGSLEAARQTTAEINLSSAFLMPQPIIPKHTQEPFGGMLVEDAGSSHDLRNLCSPRDALVDERVPDYNLTNPPFSDAIAKDPVYVPPDTIQQYSAWPEVTSVTIKATYKEDIIRFRLCLSSGIVKLKEEVAKRLKLELGTFYIKYLDDDLEFVPISCDADLQECVDISRSSGSSIVRLLIHDIMSNLGSSCESSGK
- the LOC101261639 gene encoding protein NLP7-like isoform X2, which encodes MTQALRYLKETSGERVLAQVWAPVKEAGRSVLTTSGQPFVLDPECNGLHQYRTVSLMYMFAADGETDGVLGLPGRVFRLKLPEWTPNVQYYSSKEFPRLDHALNYNVRGTLALPVFEPSGRSCVGVLELIMTSQKINYAAEVDKVCKALEAVNLKSSDILDHPNTQVYVMGYMNQICNEGRQNALVDILEILTAVCETYKLPLAQTWVPCRHRSVLADGGGLRKSCSSFDGSCMGQICMSTTDVAFYVVDAHMWGFRDACAEHHLQRGQGVAGRAYASRKSCYCEDITQFCKTEYPLVHYARMFGLTSCFAICLRSSHTANDDYILEFFLPPNSGDYSDQPALLNSLLLTMKQHFRSLSIASGEELEHDWGSVEIIQASMEEKIDAKPESVPTAKTSPQLTSLPNGWVHLDPVGEQQSAVGSNVSKGARSTSGTGEAPNNVSNSDNKTSGKKSERKRGKAEKTISLEVLQQYFAGSLKDAAKSLGVCPTTMKRICRQHGISRWPSRKINKVNRSLSKLKCVIESVQGAEGAFTLTSLAPNSLPAAVSSISWPAGANVSNLPSSPSSKPSVFPEEKNEFFHHGTPESHIEAEPSNQMLGGRVARKEEFTPMQNGFLHAEGTHKSRTGSVSREESAGTPTSHGSCQGSPCAGNGFSPQNELVNSPAHESCMKVGGSLEAARQTTAEINLSSAFLMPQPIIPKHTQEPFGGMLVEDAGSSHDLRNLCSPRDALVDERVPDYNLTNPPFSDAIAKDPVYVPPDTIQQYSAWPEVTSVTIKATYKEDIIRFRLCLSSGIVKLKEEVAKRLKLELGTFYIKYLDDDLEFVPISCDADLQECVDISRSSGSSIVRLLIHDIMSNLGSSCESSGK